The window TCCATCTATAACAGTCTCGTAGAGAGACTAAAATTCCTAGCTAGTGACTAAACATCGGTAAGCAGCTTGCTTTTGTTTACACAGTTCTGGTTGGCTATAGTGCAATTGCCAGTTCTGAGGTTTGCCTCCCTAAAGTTATCGATGCTATTGTTTATGTCTCCATCAATCTCCATGTACTCTGATTTGCTGACGGTAGATGAACTACGGCGGCTGGAGTTGGTTTCAGACGGGATGTTGGGAGTGCTGACGTTGAGCAGCTGGGCTTGCTCTTCTCCCTCAGTTTCCCTGTGGTAGAAGTAGTTGAAGTTGGACACGATGACAGGCACTGGGAGAGCGATTGTCAACACTCCAGCGATGGCGCACAGAGATCCAACAATCTTGCCTCCTATAGTGACCGGGACCATGTCCCCATAGCCCACAGTTGTCATGGACACAACAGCCCACCAAAATGCATCCGGGATGCTGCCAAAGTGAGAATCTTGCTCCTCTGCCTCAGCAAAGTAGACAGCACTGGAGAACAAGATGACTCCAATGAACAGAAAGAAGATCAGCAGTCCTAGCTCTCGCATGCTGGCCTTGAGGGTCTGTCCCAAAATCTGGAGTCCTTTAGAGTGTCGCGACAGCTTGAAGATCCTAAACACCCTGACCAGACGGATCACCCTGAGTATGGCCAGAGATGTTGCCTGCTCTCCCACCCCCTCGTTTTCTGGGTCTTCAGCCAACTCAGTGCCAAGTGTAATGAAGTAAGGGATGATGGCCACTATGTCAATCGTGTTCATCATGTTCTTGAAGAAGGCCGGTTTACTCGGGCATGCTAGGAAGCGTACTATCAACTCAAAGGAGAACCAGATTATACAGAGAGTCTCGATGATGAAGAAGGGGTCAGTAAGGATGTCAGGCTTATAATAAATTGTAATGTTCCCCACTCTCTCTATTCGGCCTGCTGGATCCTCTTTCAGTTGTGGTAAAGTCTCTAAACAAAATATAACTATTGAAATCAGGATCACCATCACAGACACTATGGCAATTCCCCTGGCAGGGCCCGAGCTTTCTGGGTGCTCGAAGAGGAGCCAAATCTGACGCTGGAACTCCTTCTCGGGTAAAGGACGCTCTTCCTCCCTGATGAAGCCCTCATCCTCACGAAACTTCTCCATCGCCTCTACTCCCAGCTCGTAAAATTTGATTTCTTCTGAGAACATATCCAAGGGGACATTCACCGGTCTTCTCAGCCTCCCCCCAGACTGATAGTAATAAAGGATGGCATCGAAGCTGGGACGGTTTCTGTCGAAGAAGTACTCATTTCTCAGAGGATCAAAGTACCGCATCCTCTTTTTCGGGTTGCCCAACAACGTCTCCGGAAACTGGGAGAGCGTTTTCAGCTGCGTCTCAAAACGAAGACCGGCTATGTTGATAACCACCCTCTCGCAGCACTCGTGGTCAGTGTGGTCAGGGGGGTAGGTGTCCTGAGGGTGGCCGGGGACAGCTGAGGTCTCGTCCATATTATCGCCCGCTACTACGGTCATTTTGGGACGAGGAGGTGATTAAAAGAGGGGGAGGAATTGTGCTGGGGTGTTGGTTAGTCTGGCTGAGCAGGCATTCAGGATTGGGAGGAAATTTTCCACTCCTCAGCTCCCCACACCCCTGAAACTGTTGGAGACGTCCCCAGATACTAGGGGGGGGGCTGGCTGCTTTGCCTCAGTGCGGCTCCACTGTGGTTCTTGCTGGCTTGACCATTGCTCCTCTCCGGTGCATCTGCAGCTATTGTTGCTGCTGCCTCTGTCACcaggagagaggaagaaaggcagagatagaaagagagagagagggagggaggaaatAATGGGATCAAACAGCCCAAGATATTTGCTGTTTCAGCAttttctgcagtttatttatttatttatttatgtctcTCGGTGTGCATTGAGTGCAGTTATCCAACATTTAAAGTGTAAGGAAACACATGTGGTAGAGAATTTCtgtaaaatgtgtcaaatatgacCACTTTAAAGCTCCCTCTACAACTTAATAGTGACTTTCTAGTGGTGATATGATGCGGCAGTTATTTTCTACCCTGGCTTAAAATtcctattaaaaacaaaatccactGGCATTTTCATTTAGTTGCAAAATATTTCTGTAAAATGCTGACAAAGAAACGCAGGATCTCTTTCTTACAGAAGAACAACAGTGATTTGTCCTACGCCACTCACAACAGCCTGAATTATGACGCATAACATTAGCTGTTATTACTATTTGTACATGTAAGCACCCTGCAGCCCAAGTGCGGGGGAAATGTGCAAAAGCATTAGAGTGAAAACACTCCAGCACccccaacaccaccaccaccaaaaaaTCTACctaagaataaaaataatctaACCAGAAAGTGTTACATAAGTTTCGAGGCTTACCGTGGTTTGATCTTGAAAACGTCTTGAATGCGTCTTATCCTCGAGTAAAATCACCCAACAGCAGCGCGCCAGTGGGTGTCATGTGGCAACTTTACATTGtaccagcaaaaaaaagaagaagaagaagaaggagaggaagaagaagaaaaatcctaGAACCTCACTGTGCGCATCTCCATCCAAACTGTGTCAGTAAAGCACGATACAAAATcaggtttttaaagaaaagaattcTTGAAATGGGGTAGTGAGGGGAGCCTGAGATGGAAAATGAGCgaaataaaaaaaggagagaggatCGCAAAGCTGCGGCGTTGGCGGCACGGTGCTGTGAGCAGCTCGCTGTATACCGCAGGAGAAAATCTTGCACTGCAGTTCGGGGGGGAGATACATTAAGGGGCAATAAGCGAGCCCTTGACATTTCCAGACATCACTGCATCAGCAgaaatctgctttttttttttttttttttttttgccactaGACAAGATGACGGGTAGAGTGGGCTTCAAGGCGGTATCGAGAGCGAaatgtttctgggtttttttttatgaataaataaataacattggTGAGCTGAGAGAGAGTCAAGTGTAGCAGCGATGTCCAAATGTTTGCTCAACAGTGTCAAGCATGTTTTGCTGTGCGTTTTACATGCAAGTGCAGGGGAGGCGAGGGAGAAGAGAGgatggggaggggaggggagagggagggcagcagaaggaggaggaggagttggaagGTTTCGACGCAATGCAGACCGGCTCTACCAAAGCACGCCGCCAGAAGTTCTCCATACACCACAAAAACAAGAACGCTCGTGTGCCAGCGCTGGTGCAATCACACCGCAAAGAAAATACAGAGATCCCCGGAACCCATTCCACGTCACATCTGAGATCACCTATATCTTAGAAAATGAGAATCTAATCAGTTGTTTGGCGATTAAAGCATCAGCTTTCTCTTAATGATTTAAGGATTAAAGCGTTAGATGGTCGCGTCAAGGACTTCGATGCGCAAGTCTGTATCTGAGCCAGTGCGATACCAGATTCAGCGTAGTAAGTTTGAACATTGCACTAATGAAGAGTGTGCTACATTTTACTCATCAGCAATCGGTTTGAAGCCCTTAAAGCTACAAAGTATTGCTTCCTCTCCAGGCTGTGCAGCTCTCACATCCGATTCTTTATCATACGGAGTTTAAGAGGTTCCTTAGTGGTGAAGTCGCTGTTAGATTTTGGCCCCTGAAGGCATGCAGGTGTACAAAAAAAGGTGGGGAATTTTCCATAATGCTCCGCCGATGACTTTCAGCACCGCGGACAGCGCAGATGATTGCTCGACGTCTGAAAACTTCATtcgaaacaaaaataaataaaatagacgcACTGACAACGAAGCAAGTAAATAATCTGCTCCATTAGTTAATTGCTGAGCTGTATGCAGATACTTAACGGTGTGAGCAGATGGGCTCCTCTTACTTAAAGGAAACATCTTCTAACtttcaaaaacacagaataaacaaaaaaatcggGTCATCGGATTTCTGTCTAATTTCTTAAAATGTGCTTAAAGACAAACCCCTTCATTTATCACTATGACATTTTATTAGGTTAATTGGTTTCGTGGCAAGACAATCCGACGTCTGCTTCTGGGTCTATTTTCCACGATTCAGCACCAAAAGTGATGAAAACGTATTGAACTAATTAGTGAGCatagattttattatttaattttcttttttttaacaaagggTTTGGTGTTTCTCCTTTCTGCTCTCCTCggtg is drawn from Pelmatolapia mariae isolate MD_Pm_ZW linkage group LG7, Pm_UMD_F_2, whole genome shotgun sequence and contains these coding sequences:
- the LOC134632341 gene encoding potassium voltage-gated channel subfamily A member 1-like, which gives rise to MTVVAGDNMDETSAVPGHPQDTYPPDHTDHECCERVVINIAGLRFETQLKTLSQFPETLLGNPKKRMRYFDPLRNEYFFDRNRPSFDAILYYYQSGGRLRRPVNVPLDMFSEEIKFYELGVEAMEKFREDEGFIREEERPLPEKEFQRQIWLLFEHPESSGPARGIAIVSVMVILISIVIFCLETLPQLKEDPAGRIERVGNITIYYKPDILTDPFFIIETLCIIWFSFELIVRFLACPSKPAFFKNMMNTIDIVAIIPYFITLGTELAEDPENEGVGEQATSLAILRVIRLVRVFRIFKLSRHSKGLQILGQTLKASMRELGLLIFFLFIGVILFSSAVYFAEAEEQDSHFGSIPDAFWWAVVSMTTVGYGDMVPVTIGGKIVGSLCAIAGVLTIALPVPVIVSNFNYFYHRETEGEEQAQLLNVSTPNIPSETNSSRRSSSTVSKSEYMEIDGDINNSIDNFREANLRTGNCTIANQNCVNKSKLLTDV